From a region of the Odoribacter splanchnicus DSM 20712 genome:
- the uvrA gene encoding excinuclease ABC subunit UvrA, producing MKEFQEEEGQIVIYGAREHNLKNIDLTIPRNSLTVITGLSGSGKSSLAFDTIYAEGQRRYMETFSAYARQFLGGMERPDVDKITGLSPVISIEQKTTNKNPRSTVGTTTEVYDFLRLLFARAGEAYSYVTGSRMVKYTDEKIIELIQKDFAGKKILLLAPVVKGRKGNYKELFENLRKKGFISARVDGEIREIGLGMSVDRYKIHDIEIVIDKMIVDHIDLKRLKSSVATAMKNGKGVMMVKPLDRGDIKYYSRHLMCPDTGISYRDPAPHSFSFNSPHGACPKCKGLGYVNAADIDKVIPNNALSIYEGGIEPLGKYKNSILFWQIETVLKKHGYELHTPIRELSEEALTDILYGYPGQIRLENTALGVSSNSLYNFEGIIKYVTMQEENSTSKKANKWAEQFISVVKCDVCNGQRLNQEALNFRIAGKNIAELASMELSDLYEWVCTTEAQLEDKQRQIAGEIFKEIRTRLKFLLDVGLEYLSLNRQSMTLSGGESQRIRLATQIGSQLVNVLYILDEPSIGLHQKDNRRLIHSLQQLRDNGNSVIVVEHDREMMESADYIVDMGPKAGRKGGEVTAIGTIDDIKKSDSLTAQYLNGTKKIQIPEKRREGNGKFLTLKGCTGNNLKKVDVSIPLGMLVCVTGVSGSGKSSLINGTLHPILTEKFYRAITSPLPYKAIGGIEHIDKVVVVDQSPLGRTPRSNPATYTGIFTDIRKIFEKLPEAQIRGYGAGRFSFNIPGGRCEECKGAGVKTIEMNFLPDVYVHCEACDGKRYNKETLEVRYRGKSIGDVLNMTINQAVEFFENVSFLQQKLKVLQDVGLGYVKLGQQCTTLSGGESQRIKLAAELAKKDTGKTLYILDEPTTGLHFEDINILLEVIQKLVNKGNSVIVIEHNLDVIKVADYLIDMGPGGGKEGGKIVATGTPEEVAECKKSETGKFLREELKKVKG from the coding sequence ATGAAAGAATTTCAGGAAGAAGAGGGACAGATTGTCATTTACGGTGCACGTGAGCATAATCTGAAAAATATAGATTTGACTATTCCGCGGAATAGTCTGACTGTCATTACCGGATTGAGCGGGAGTGGGAAATCGTCTCTGGCTTTCGATACGATATATGCAGAAGGACAGCGTAGGTATATGGAGACTTTTTCGGCCTATGCCCGTCAGTTTCTGGGAGGGATGGAACGTCCGGACGTCGATAAAATTACAGGATTGAGTCCGGTTATTTCTATCGAACAAAAAACGACTAATAAGAATCCCCGTTCGACAGTAGGTACGACGACCGAAGTTTATGACTTTTTGCGTTTGCTTTTCGCACGTGCCGGCGAGGCTTATTCTTATGTTACAGGGAGCCGGATGGTGAAATATACGGATGAGAAGATCATCGAATTGATTCAGAAAGATTTCGCTGGAAAAAAGATTCTGCTTTTAGCACCGGTAGTGAAAGGACGGAAAGGAAATTACAAAGAGCTTTTCGAAAATTTACGGAAGAAAGGATTCATTTCGGCACGGGTAGACGGGGAGATCCGTGAAATCGGACTCGGTATGAGTGTGGATCGGTATAAAATCCATGATATCGAGATTGTGATCGATAAGATGATTGTCGACCATATCGATTTGAAACGCCTGAAAAGCTCGGTGGCTACCGCCATGAAAAACGGTAAAGGGGTGATGATGGTTAAACCGTTGGATCGTGGGGATATTAAATACTATAGCCGGCATCTGATGTGTCCGGATACCGGGATTTCTTACCGGGATCCTGCTCCTCATTCTTTCTCTTTTAATTCCCCTCACGGAGCTTGTCCCAAATGTAAAGGGTTGGGGTATGTGAATGCGGCCGATATCGATAAGGTCATTCCTAATAATGCGCTTTCGATTTATGAAGGAGGGATCGAACCGCTGGGAAAATATAAAAATAGCATTCTTTTTTGGCAAATAGAGACGGTGTTGAAAAAACATGGCTATGAATTGCATACTCCGATCCGGGAGCTTTCGGAAGAGGCTTTGACGGATATCCTGTATGGTTATCCCGGACAAATCCGGTTAGAGAATACAGCTTTGGGTGTCTCTTCCAATTCGCTTTATAATTTCGAAGGTATTATCAAGTATGTCACTATGCAGGAGGAGAATAGCACTTCGAAAAAAGCGAATAAATGGGCCGAACAGTTTATTTCGGTTGTAAAATGTGACGTATGTAACGGGCAGCGCCTGAATCAGGAAGCTTTGAATTTCCGGATTGCCGGTAAAAATATTGCTGAACTGGCTTCTATGGAACTGAGCGATTTGTATGAATGGGTATGTACCACCGAAGCACAGCTCGAAGACAAACAACGGCAGATTGCCGGAGAGATATTTAAAGAAATCCGTACCCGGTTGAAGTTCCTTTTGGATGTGGGCTTGGAATACTTGTCTTTGAATCGTCAATCTATGACTTTGTCCGGCGGGGAATCGCAGCGGATACGTTTGGCTACTCAAATCGGTTCACAGTTGGTAAATGTGTTGTATATTCTGGATGAACCGAGTATCGGCTTGCACCAAAAAGACAACCGGCGGCTGATCCATTCCCTGCAACAATTGAGGGATAATGGAAATTCGGTGATCGTAGTGGAACATGACCGGGAGATGATGGAAAGTGCGGATTATATTGTCGATATGGGCCCAAAAGCCGGTAGGAAAGGGGGAGAAGTTACCGCTATCGGTACGATCGACGATATTAAAAAGAGCGATAGTCTGACAGCTCAATATCTGAATGGTACCAAAAAAATACAGATACCCGAAAAAAGAAGGGAAGGAAACGGAAAATTCCTGACCTTGAAAGGATGTACGGGGAATAACCTGAAAAAAGTAGATGTAAGCATTCCTTTAGGGATGTTGGTATGTGTGACGGGAGTCAGTGGAAGTGGCAAGTCGTCGTTGATCAACGGGACTTTGCATCCGATCCTGACCGAAAAGTTCTATCGCGCGATTACCTCGCCTCTTCCTTATAAAGCTATCGGGGGAATCGAACATATCGATAAAGTAGTGGTGGTGGATCAAAGTCCTTTGGGCCGTACCCCCCGTTCGAATCCGGCGACCTATACCGGTATCTTTACCGATATACGTAAGATTTTCGAGAAGTTGCCGGAAGCTCAGATTCGCGGATATGGAGCCGGACGTTTTTCATTCAATATTCCCGGCGGACGTTGTGAAGAGTGTAAGGGAGCCGGAGTGAAGACGATAGAGATGAATTTCCTGCCGGATGTGTATGTGCATTGTGAAGCTTGCGATGGAAAGAGATATAATAAAGAGACCCTGGAAGTGAGGTATCGCGGAAAATCGATCGGCGATGTGCTGAATATGACGATCAATCAGGCAGTCGAGTTTTTCGAAAATGTCTCTTTCTTGCAACAAAAGCTGAAGGTGCTTCAGGATGTGGGATTAGGCTATGTGAAACTGGGCCAGCAATGTACGACTTTGAGCGGTGGAGAATCACAACGAATCAAGTTGGCGGCTGAACTGGCAAAGAAAGATACCGGAAAGACACTTTATATTCTCGACGAACCGACTACGGGATTGCATTTCGAGGATATCAATATACTGTTGGAGGTTATACAGAAACTGGTGAATAAAGGAAATTCTGTCATCGTTATCGAGCATAACCTCGATGTTATTAAAGTGGCCGATTATCTGATCGACATGGGACCTGGAGGGGGGAAAGAAGGAGGAAAGATCGTGGCTACAGGTACACCCGAAGAGGTAGCTGAATGCAAAAAATCGGAGACCGGTAAATTTCTGCGGGAAGAGTTGAAAAAGGTAAAAGGCTAA
- a CDS encoding ATP-binding protein, whose product MQSLLVILIVITGIILPTQVKGEREDYILLISSYNSNSSWAKTLEASFRQELKKNDCPYPVYSEYLNTDLFASPEIWIQSTRFILNNHRLHPPKMVILIADAAWMAYRYTRQDSWKNVDVLLVGVKKYSLDLSEYLHPTRLSAHNFQLTQDLCRSYNATGITEDIYIPQNIQLMQALRPDLQEIAVIGDCQFFGIYSTLLVKKYLQEYPSDLKFTFLDGRFLSTNTLYERLQHLSPNTGILLTGWMQDAEGYLYDHEKVHHNICQLAPTPVFSVTDWGNNNIDYIGGYYAESFDYGVLLSELALRVLGGVPAKAIPLQSNTQSLGVHINETLLEANHLNIGNCNTSRLYFYNRPPTFWTKHRTLLLLCGGSLGGGILIYLVIFTSLRFVFYRKKLDKTQSEIDTSMNNQEHLSAALRVFLEAKNEKESVEKILQRMLKELEADRAYIFEFDMQHNTSKNTYEICADTVPPQIEYLQHIPNEDIPWLYSQMQEDKLLITEDLRVTQKIKFEKERHLLLEQGIISMFVAPLHVNNQLWGYVGVDYVRQVRPCSQQDKIYLQTLAQILCIGIEHFRSEKRNTQSKRRVAELESLFSFASIQAHIGVAQWNVSTRQGFATDQWFINLGETTRDITQVIDTYRYMHPEDRTALLQFIDEAAQGQAHTFGRHVRIRQNNEWHWYKYHASLRDPHASGEQVELVFLSADIDNLKKIEANLIQAKAKAEESDRLKSAFIANMSHEIRTPLNAIVGFSNLLASEMDFSEEDKAEYTRIISVNNDLLLQLINDILDISKIEAGVMDFTENTVELNQFFQEIESVFQLKAKTGIEIKFIPEQAEEYAIKIDRIRLNQVISNFLNNALKFTRQGHIFFGYRLREKDIYFYVEDTGIGIPKDQQASVFRRFVKLNNFIQGTGLGLSICSTIIDKFNGKIGVESEPEKGSTFWFTIPRD is encoded by the coding sequence ATGCAAAGCCTATTGGTTATTCTGATTGTAATTACAGGTATAATTTTACCTACTCAAGTAAAAGGAGAAAGGGAAGATTATATTTTATTAATCAGTTCATACAATAGTAATTCAAGCTGGGCAAAAACGCTCGAGGCCTCATTCCGTCAAGAATTAAAAAAAAACGATTGCCCCTACCCGGTATATAGCGAATATTTAAATACCGATTTGTTTGCTTCACCGGAAATCTGGATTCAAAGTACCCGTTTCATTTTGAACAATCATCGGTTACATCCCCCCAAAATGGTTATCCTCATCGCGGATGCCGCCTGGATGGCCTATCGGTATACACGTCAGGACTCCTGGAAAAATGTAGATGTTCTACTAGTCGGAGTAAAAAAATATAGTTTAGACCTGAGTGAATACCTTCACCCTACCCGATTGTCTGCCCATAACTTTCAGCTTACCCAAGATTTATGCCGATCTTATAATGCCACCGGAATTACCGAAGATATATACATCCCGCAAAACATACAGCTCATGCAGGCTTTACGTCCTGATTTACAAGAAATCGCCGTTATCGGAGATTGCCAGTTTTTCGGGATTTATTCTACCCTTCTGGTAAAAAAATACCTTCAGGAATATCCTTCCGATCTGAAATTCACTTTTCTGGACGGCCGTTTCCTTTCGACCAACACGCTATATGAACGTTTGCAGCATCTTTCGCCGAATACCGGTATATTACTGACTGGCTGGATGCAGGATGCAGAGGGGTACTTATACGATCATGAAAAAGTACACCATAATATTTGCCAATTGGCTCCGACTCCCGTATTCTCTGTCACGGATTGGGGGAATAACAATATCGATTATATCGGAGGATATTATGCTGAAAGTTTCGATTACGGGGTTTTATTGTCGGAGCTGGCCCTCCGGGTTCTCGGCGGAGTACCGGCTAAAGCTATTCCCCTCCAGAGCAATACTCAATCCCTCGGTGTACATATCAATGAAACTCTATTGGAAGCCAATCATTTAAACATCGGCAATTGTAACACCTCCCGGCTCTATTTCTATAATCGGCCTCCGACCTTTTGGACTAAACACCGGACACTCCTGTTGTTGTGCGGTGGTAGCCTGGGGGGTGGTATTCTCATTTATCTGGTCATTTTCACTTCATTACGATTTGTTTTTTATCGGAAAAAATTGGACAAAACACAAAGTGAAATCGATACTTCCATGAATAACCAGGAACATTTATCCGCAGCCTTACGGGTTTTCCTGGAAGCTAAAAATGAAAAGGAGTCCGTGGAAAAAATTCTGCAAAGGATGTTGAAAGAACTGGAAGCAGACCGGGCTTATATTTTCGAGTTCGATATGCAACACAATACCAGCAAGAATACATATGAAATTTGTGCCGATACGGTCCCCCCTCAAATCGAATATCTTCAGCATATTCCCAACGAGGATATTCCGTGGTTGTATAGTCAGATGCAGGAAGATAAGCTATTGATCACCGAAGACCTGCGCGTGACACAAAAAATCAAATTTGAAAAAGAGCGCCACCTCCTGCTGGAGCAAGGAATTATCTCTATGTTCGTCGCCCCCCTTCATGTGAACAACCAATTGTGGGGATATGTCGGGGTCGACTACGTCCGGCAAGTCCGCCCTTGCAGCCAGCAAGATAAAATCTATTTGCAAACCCTGGCCCAAATTTTATGTATAGGCATCGAACATTTCCGCAGTGAAAAACGAAATACCCAATCCAAACGACGGGTAGCGGAACTCGAATCACTTTTCAGTTTTGCTTCGATCCAGGCCCATATCGGAGTAGCTCAATGGAACGTATCTACTCGCCAGGGATTTGCTACCGATCAGTGGTTTATCAATTTAGGAGAAACCACCCGGGATATCACACAAGTGATCGATACTTACCGATATATGCATCCGGAAGACCGGACAGCATTATTACAATTTATCGACGAAGCTGCTCAGGGGCAAGCCCATACTTTCGGCAGACATGTCCGCATCCGCCAGAACAACGAATGGCATTGGTATAAATATCATGCCTCTCTTCGTGATCCTCATGCTTCCGGCGAACAAGTCGAACTGGTCTTTCTGAGTGCAGATATCGATAATCTGAAAAAGATCGAAGCGAATTTGATTCAGGCAAAAGCCAAAGCAGAAGAATCGGATCGGTTGAAATCCGCTTTTATTGCCAATATGAGTCACGAAATCAGAACTCCGCTCAATGCCATTGTCGGTTTTTCAAATCTACTGGCCAGCGAAATGGACTTCAGCGAAGAAGATAAGGCCGAGTATACCCGGATTATCTCTGTCAACAACGACCTTTTGCTGCAACTGATCAACGACATTTTGGACATCTCCAAGATTGAAGCCGGTGTGATGGATTTTACGGAAAACACAGTGGAACTGAATCAATTTTTTCAGGAAATCGAATCCGTCTTTCAACTAAAAGCCAAAACCGGTATCGAAATTAAATTCATACCAGAACAGGCTGAAGAGTATGCAATCAAAATCGACCGTATACGCCTCAATCAGGTGATTTCTAATTTCCTGAACAATGCGTTGAAATTCACCCGACAAGGCCACATTTTTTTCGGCTACCGACTCCGGGAAAAAGATATTTACTTTTATGTAGAAGATACCGGAATCGGTATTCCGAAAGATCAACAAGCCAGTGTCTTCCGTCGCTTTGTCAAATTAAACAATTTCATCCAGGGAACAGGATTAGGCCTATCGATCTGTTCTACTATCATCGACAAATTCAACGGAAAAATCGGAGTAGAATCGGAACCGGAGAAAGGATCGACTTTCTGGTTCACGATTCCCAGGGATTAG
- a CDS encoding phosphatase PAP2 family protein, with product MLETLQQLDQQLLLTLNGLHSPYWDSFMWLFTGRFIWIPMYATILYILCKNFNVYVTLLTAVAIALTITYADQLCATWIRPAVERLRPSNLNNPLSEFVHIVNGKRGGSYGFPSCHASNSFGLAFFLLFFFRQRWLSIFILCWAVLNCYTRIYLGVHYPGDLLAGMFVGLSGALIFYYLLRYTLRQKKIAGLLKYDEHNRYLIEHPKEIAHTRLMIYIGLITTGIIAIISPLITLHP from the coding sequence ATGCTTGAAACTTTACAGCAATTAGACCAACAGCTGTTGTTAACACTGAACGGCTTACATTCTCCCTATTGGGATAGTTTTATGTGGCTTTTTACCGGAAGATTTATCTGGATCCCGATGTACGCTACGATTCTCTATATACTCTGCAAAAATTTTAATGTATATGTAACTTTACTCACGGCCGTCGCCATTGCTTTAACCATCACCTATGCCGATCAGCTATGTGCCACCTGGATACGTCCCGCAGTCGAGCGTTTGCGTCCTTCGAATCTCAACAATCCTTTATCCGAATTTGTTCATATCGTAAACGGGAAACGGGGAGGCAGTTATGGGTTCCCTTCCTGTCATGCCTCCAATTCCTTCGGGTTAGCCTTCTTCCTGCTTTTTTTCTTCAGACAACGTTGGTTAAGTATTTTCATTCTATGTTGGGCCGTCCTGAATTGTTATACCCGCATCTATTTAGGTGTACATTACCCGGGCGACTTATTGGCAGGTATGTTCGTCGGGCTGAGTGGTGCGCTGATCTTCTATTATTTACTACGCTATACCCTTCGCCAAAAGAAAATCGCCGGATTATTGAAATACGACGAACACAACCGTTATCTGATCGAACACCCGAAAGAGATCGCCCATACCCGCCTCATGATCTATATCGGATTGATTACCACAGGAATCATAGCGATAATCTCCCCTCTGATCACCCTGCACCCATAA
- the lipA gene encoding lipoyl synthase has product MENTRRKPEWLKIKLPMGQLSVDVLNTIRGHHLNTICTSGRCPNQGECWGCGTATFMIGGNICTRACKFCNVTTGHPAPLDPQEPEHVARSIRLLGLKHAVITSVDRDDVEDLGASHWVKVIRAIRKENPDTTMEVLIPDFQGRTDLVQQVIDAGPEVISHNLETVRRLSDSVRSRATYEVSLKVIGQIAASQCVAKSGIMLGLGETREEILETMDDLRNVGCQVMTIGQYLQPTAKNTEVKEYIRPEVFEEYKEIGLRKGFTFVESGPLVRSSYHAERHIKK; this is encoded by the coding sequence ATGGAAAATACCAGAAGAAAACCGGAATGGTTGAAGATCAAATTGCCGATGGGACAGCTTTCTGTCGATGTACTGAACACAATCCGGGGGCATCATCTGAATACGATTTGTACAAGCGGGAGGTGTCCTAACCAGGGAGAGTGCTGGGGGTGCGGAACGGCTACTTTTATGATCGGGGGGAATATATGTACCCGGGCCTGTAAGTTTTGTAATGTGACGACAGGGCATCCTGCTCCTTTGGATCCTCAGGAACCTGAACATGTAGCCCGGTCGATTCGGTTACTCGGTTTGAAGCACGCAGTGATCACTTCGGTCGATCGGGACGATGTGGAGGATTTGGGTGCTTCGCATTGGGTAAAGGTGATCCGGGCTATCCGGAAAGAAAATCCGGATACGACGATGGAGGTATTGATTCCTGATTTCCAGGGACGGACGGATTTGGTACAGCAGGTTATCGATGCCGGACCTGAAGTGATATCGCATAATCTGGAGACGGTGAGACGTTTGTCCGATAGTGTCCGGAGTAGGGCAACTTATGAAGTTTCTTTGAAAGTGATCGGACAAATCGCTGCTAGTCAGTGTGTGGCTAAATCGGGAATTATGCTGGGGTTAGGTGAAACCAGGGAAGAGATTCTCGAGACCATGGATGATTTGAGAAATGTTGGATGTCAGGTCATGACGATCGGACAATATCTGCAACCTACGGCTAAAAATACCGAAGTTAAAGAATACATCCGGCCCGAAGTGTTTGAAGAGTATAAAGAGATCGGGCTCAGGAAAGGATTTACCTTTGTAGAAAGCGGCCCGTTGGTCAGATCCAGTTATCATGCGGAAAGACATATCAAAAAGTGA
- the lipB gene encoding lipoyl(octanoyl) transferase LipB — translation MEEKKKTVFADLGQKGYREVWELQERLLEKVKAEKAGNKIPENHLLFVEHDPVYTLGKSGNEANMLISAIQLRAKHAEFIKVDRGGDITFHGPGQLVVYPVIDLESFGLGVKDYVDRLEEVVIRTIASFGIQGFRLAGATGVWLEPDTPRARKICAIGVKCSRYVTMHGFALNVNTDLNYFNYIHPCGFVDKGVTSMEKELGHPVDLSEIKVILLRHFSELTGMHIIE, via the coding sequence ATGGAAGAGAAGAAAAAGACGGTATTTGCAGATTTGGGACAAAAAGGATACCGGGAAGTCTGGGAATTGCAGGAACGGCTGCTGGAGAAAGTGAAAGCGGAGAAGGCAGGGAATAAAATTCCCGAAAACCACTTGCTTTTTGTAGAACACGACCCTGTTTATACTTTGGGAAAAAGCGGTAATGAAGCGAATATGCTGATCAGCGCGATACAGCTTCGGGCTAAGCATGCCGAATTTATAAAAGTCGACCGGGGAGGAGATATTACTTTTCACGGTCCTGGGCAACTGGTGGTTTATCCGGTGATCGATCTGGAGAGTTTCGGGTTAGGGGTAAAAGATTATGTAGACCGGCTGGAAGAGGTTGTGATCCGCACGATCGCCTCTTTCGGTATTCAGGGCTTCCGTTTGGCGGGAGCAACCGGAGTATGGCTCGAACCGGATACCCCCCGGGCCCGTAAAATTTGTGCCATCGGTGTGAAATGTTCCAGATATGTCACGATGCACGGTTTTGCCTTAAATGTGAATACCGATCTGAATTATTTCAATTATATCCATCCTTGCGGATTTGTCGACAAAGGAGTGACTTCCATGGAAAAGGAATTAGGACATCCGGTCGATTTATCTGAAATAAAAGTTATCCTCTTGCGTCATTTTTCCGAACTGACGGGAATGCATATCATCGAGTAA
- a CDS encoding TlpA family protein disulfide reductase, which yields MAAQAPDFTLPTPDGGQVSLYSVKGKLKIIDFWASWCGPCRMENPNMVKLYDDFKDKGLAVISVSLDERKAAWTQAIQKDGMPWVHVSDLKGWKSEVVKLYNVDSVPCILVLDENNRILAKNIRAEKLRAFVEERLGK from the coding sequence ATAGCTGCCCAGGCTCCGGATTTCACTTTGCCGACACCCGATGGCGGACAGGTATCGCTGTACAGTGTAAAAGGAAAATTGAAAATCATCGATTTCTGGGCTTCGTGGTGCGGACCTTGCCGGATGGAGAATCCCAATATGGTGAAACTATACGATGATTTTAAAGACAAGGGCCTTGCTGTGATTAGTGTATCGCTTGACGAACGTAAAGCCGCCTGGACGCAAGCGATCCAAAAGGACGGTATGCCGTGGGTACACGTGTCCGACTTAAAAGGCTGGAAAAGCGAAGTGGTGAAGTTGTACAATGTAGATTCCGTACCGTGTATTCTGGTACTTGATGAGAATAACCGGATTCTGGCCAAGAACATCCGGGCGGAAAAATTGCGGGCCTTTGTGGAAGAGCGGCTGGGAAAATAG
- the nth gene encoding endonuclease III has product MTTKERYEGVLGWFAGKMPVAESELKYNDPFELIVAVILSAQCTDKRVNMTTPALFERFPDAKAMAAGTVEDIYHLIKSISYPNNKAKHLHEMAQKLERDFQGKVPEDMELLQTLPGVGRKTANVVMAVAFHKPAMPVDTHVFRVSNRIGLVNNTKTPLETEKQLVKNIPAEILSTAHHWLILHGRYVCLARKPKCEECGIRQWCRFFQSRR; this is encoded by the coding sequence ATGACAACAAAAGAGAGATATGAAGGCGTATTGGGGTGGTTTGCCGGGAAAATGCCGGTAGCCGAGAGTGAATTGAAGTATAACGACCCTTTCGAATTGATCGTGGCGGTGATTCTGTCCGCCCAGTGTACCGACAAACGGGTGAACATGACGACTCCGGCTTTATTCGAACGCTTTCCCGATGCAAAGGCCATGGCTGCCGGGACAGTGGAGGATATCTATCATTTGATCAAATCAATTTCCTATCCGAATAACAAAGCTAAGCATCTGCATGAAATGGCCCAAAAACTGGAAAGGGATTTTCAGGGAAAAGTGCCTGAGGATATGGAGTTATTACAAACGCTTCCCGGTGTGGGGCGTAAGACGGCCAATGTTGTGATGGCAGTGGCATTCCACAAACCGGCCATGCCTGTGGATACGCATGTTTTCCGGGTATCTAACCGGATCGGGTTGGTGAATAACACAAAAACGCCTTTGGAAACTGAGAAACAGTTGGTAAAAAATATTCCGGCGGAGATCTTGTCGACGGCTCATCATTGGCTGATTTTGCACGGACGTTATGTTTGTCTGGCCCGGAAACCGAAGTGTGAGGAATGTGGAATCCGGCAATGGTGCCGTTTTTTTCAGAGTAGACGGTGA